A genome region from Triticum aestivum cultivar Chinese Spring chromosome 2B, IWGSC CS RefSeq v2.1, whole genome shotgun sequence includes the following:
- the LOC123041529 gene encoding NAC transcription factor NAM-B2-like: MANPNLTAGYVFQPTGRELIDHYLVPRAGLGGDFFPGFIEEGVDVLSLPPSELPFRQNHIRDYGEVWGFFFAAKPAGERCPTPGAVGCWVQYGTEKPYYGGEGGREAVAFRRRFAYRYTWKGGAVWSPTRWLMKEYRLNRDAAAFRRAHPDPEARDVVFVVHKVYRKPVLPPPADSSSSEEEGSERSMVLKRKR, encoded by the coding sequence ATGGCGAACCCTAATCTGACAGCCGGCTACGTGTTCCAACCCACCGGCCGTGAGCTCATCGACCACTACCTCGTCCCcagggcggggctcggcggcgactTCTTCCCCGGCTTCATCGAGGAGGGCGTGGACGTCTTGTCCTTGCCCCCGAGTGAGCTCCCCTTCCGGCAAAACCACATAAGGGATTACGGCGAGGTATGGGGCTTCTTCTTCGCGGCAAAGCCCGCCGGCGAGAGGTGCCCGACGCCGGGCGCGGTCGGGTGCTGGGTGCAGTACGGCACGGAGAAGCCGTActacggcggcgagggcggccgggAGGCAGTGGCGTTCCGGCGCAGGTTCGCGTACCGCTACACGTGGAAGGGCGGGGCGGTATGGTCGCCGACGCGCTGGCTGATGAAGGAGTACCGGCTCAACAGGGACGCGGCCGCCTTCCGCCGCGCGCATCCTGACCCCGAGGCGCGGGACGTCGTCTTCGTGGTCCACAAGGTCTACCGGAAGCCGGTGCTCCCCCCGCCTGCCGACAGCAGCTCCAGCGAGGAGGAGGGCTCCGAGCGCTCCATGGTGTTGAAGAGGAAGCGGTAG